TATTAACGGATTCAATAATTAAATTATCACCTTCTGGGTCAGTATCGTTATTTAGAGGGGTTAAGGTGACAGGAGTATCTTGTTGAGTTGTAGCAGTATCATCAACAAGAATAGGCGGTTGGTTAGGAAGTTCATCAACAGTAATATTAACAGTTGCGGTGCTAATTCCCCCGTTTCCATCATTGACAGTATATTCAAAACTTGCAGGCCCAATATAACTGGGTGTAGGCGTAAAGACAACTTCTCCAGTATCAGGATTTAAGTTAACTGTACCGTTATTAGGATTATTAAC
Above is a genomic segment from Planktothrix tepida PCC 9214 containing:
- a CDS encoding Ig-like domain-containing protein; this encodes VNNPNNGTVNLNPDTGEVVFTPTPSYIGPASFEYTVNDGNGGISTATVNITVDELPNQPPILVDDTATTQQDTPVTLTPLNNDTDPEGDNLIIESVN